TTGGTGATACAATTACATCCGCAACCAACCCAACGCAAGAAATGATCAAGGGCTTCCAGGAAGTAAAGCCCATGGTATTTGCTGGTATTTTCCCGGTTAATACGGATGAGTTTGAGGAGTTGCGCGACTGTATGGATAAGCTGCAGTTGAATGATGCCTCTTTGTCATTTGAGTTAGAGACCTCTCAAGCCCTTGGCTTTGGTTTTCGATGCGGTTTCCTTGGGTTGCTGCATATGGAAATTATCCAGGAACGTTTGGAAAGAGAGTTTAACCAAACGGTAATTACTACCGTTCCTAACGTAAGCTTTATAGCCTACACCACCAGGGGTGAGAAGATCATTGTCAATAACCCGGCAGAAATGCCTGATCCGGTAAAGACTGATCGCATTGAAGAGCCGTTTATCAAGGCGCAGATTATTACCAAGCCTGATTATATAGGCAATATCATGACCTTGTGTTTAGGAAAACGAGGTATATTAATTAACCAGAGCTACCTGACTCAAACCAGGGTAGAGCTGATCTTTGAAATGCCGTTGACGGAGATTGTATTTGACTTCTATGATAAACTAAAGAGCCAGACAAGAGGATATGCTTCTTTCGACTATTCTCCTATAGGATATAGAGATGCAGACATTGTGAAGATGGATATCTTATTGAATAATGATAAGGTGGATGCTTTAAGTGCTTTGATACACCGTAGCCGGGCACAGGATTTTGGTAGAAAGCTTTGTGAAAAGCTGAAGGAGTTATTGCCACGCCAACAGTTCCAGATTGCTATTCAGGCTGCTATTGGAGCAAAGGTTGTGGCCCGTGAAAATATCTCGGCTATGCGTAAAGACGTAACAGCTAAATGTTATGGTGGTGATATTAGCCGTAAGCGTAAGCTGTTGGAAAAGCAAAAAGAAGGTAAGAAGCGTATGCGTCAGATAGGTAACGTGGAAGTACCACAAGAAGCATTCTTAGCTGTATTGAAGCTGGATGATTAAGAAATGAAATACT
This genomic interval from Flavisolibacter tropicus contains the following:
- the lepA gene encoding translation elongation factor 4, whose protein sequence is MKNIRNFCIIAHIDHGKSTLADRLLQTTNTISEREMMDQVLDDMDLEREKGITIKSHAIQINYKHKGENYTLNLIDTPGHVDFSYEVSRALAACEGALLLVDATQGIQAQTISNLYLAIENDLEIIPVINKIDMDGAMIEEVKDQIIDLIGCKPEEILLASGRSGIGIEGILEAIVERIPAPKGDPEKPLQALIFDSVFNSFRGIIVYYRILNGTLKKGEKVKFVSTDQEYEADEIGILKLGLEPKNEVGAGDVGYIITGIKNAKEVKVGDTITSATNPTQEMIKGFQEVKPMVFAGIFPVNTDEFEELRDCMDKLQLNDASLSFELETSQALGFGFRCGFLGLLHMEIIQERLEREFNQTVITTVPNVSFIAYTTRGEKIIVNNPAEMPDPVKTDRIEEPFIKAQIITKPDYIGNIMTLCLGKRGILINQSYLTQTRVELIFEMPLTEIVFDFYDKLKSQTRGYASFDYSPIGYRDADIVKMDILLNNDKVDALSALIHRSRAQDFGRKLCEKLKELLPRQQFQIAIQAAIGAKVVARENISAMRKDVTAKCYGGDISRKRKLLEKQKEGKKRMRQIGNVEVPQEAFLAVLKLDD